In a genomic window of Chrysemys picta bellii isolate R12L10 chromosome 1, ASM1138683v2, whole genome shotgun sequence:
- the LOC135972421 gene encoding olfactory receptor 52B2-like yields the protein MQETPFCLRVGNLLPYSMSDSNTTEFTNPSTFILQGIPGLEASHVWISIPFCTMYIIAILGNFTILFTVKMERSLHEPMYYFLCMLAITDLVVHTSTLPKMLSIFWFNSREINFSACLTQMYFLHCFLVMESGILVAMAFDRYVAICHPLRHSAILTNPVVAKISLAVVLRGSIVILPFPFLARQWPYCRTNIIPQPYCAHISVVNLACADTRVSSYYGLFVLVCVMDLDAIFIAVSYTQILRAIFRLPTKDARLKTLGTCGSHLLVILAFYIPGFFVSLIYRFAQNVPLHLHVLIANVCVLMPAMLNPIIYGVRTKQIRGRLLWLLTHKGT from the coding sequence ATGCAAGAGACACCgttctgcctcagagttggaaaccttctcccctactccatgtcagattccaacacaactgaattcaccaacccctccaccttcatcctgcagggcattcctggcctggaggcatcccatgtctggatctccatccccttctgcaccatgtacatcatagccatcttggggaacttcaccatcctgttcactGTAAAGATGGAGCggagcctccatgagcccatgtactatttcctctgcatgctggccatcactGACCTGGTCGTGCATACATCCACCcttcccaaaatgctgagcatcttctggttcaattccagggagatcaatttcagtgcctgcctcacccagatgtacttcctTCACTGCTTCTTAGTGATGGAGTCTGGAATCCTTGTGGCCATGGCTTTCgatcgctatgtggccatctgccaCCCCTTGAGACATTCCGCCATCCTGACAAACCCCGTGGTGGCCAAGATCAGCCTGGCCGTGGTGCTGCGTGGCAGCATAGTCATCCTGCCCTTTCCCTTCCTAGCGAGGcaatggccatattgcagaaccaacattatCCCCCAGCCGTACTGCGCGCACATATCCGTGGTGAACCTTGCCTGCGCCGACACCCGTGTTAGTAGTTACTACGGCCTCTTTGTGCTAGTATGTGTGATGGATCTGGATGCGATTTTTATTGCTGTGTCctatacccagatcctcagggccatcttcagactccccacaaaggatgcccgGCTCAAGACTTTGGGGACTTGCGGCTCCCACCTTTTAGTCATTTTAGCCTTTTACATCCCAGGTTTCTTCGTCTCCCTCATATACCGATTTGCCCAAAATGTGCCCCTGCATTTGCATGTTCTCATTGCCAATGTTTGTGTCTTGATGCCCgccatgctaaaccccatcatctatggagtgaggaccaaacagatccggggAAGGCTTCTCTGGCTCCTTACTCATAAAGGTACttaa